A stretch of the Clostridium botulinum genome encodes the following:
- the rlmD gene encoding 23S rRNA (uracil(1939)-C(5))-methyltransferase RlmD: MNKIIPVEKNKEYIVEILSLGFEGEGIAKIDNYAIFIPEAMIGEKVKIKIVKVKKNFAYGKLIEILETSKNREIPVCDIYKRCGGCSIQHFNYDAQLEFKKNRVKDCLERIGKLQVIMKEEKNISYLDNKSAILHDTLGMENPYRYRNKVQLPVGEENGEIKIGFYAPRSHNIIDMDICYIQDEVGDTVVSLTREWMEKYNIKPYNEEKNVGIVRHIMIRRGFNTNEVMVVIVTRTNELPHKKELIELILKNIDGVTSIVQNINSKKTNVVLGLNNITLYGKEYISDYIGEFKFNISPLSFFQVNPIQTEVLYNKALEYAALTGNEVVFDAYCGTGTISLFLSKNAKKVYGVEIVEDAIENAKINAKENNVNNAEFIVGKSEEVIPNLIKQGIKADVVVVDPPRKGCDKSLLDAIGNMKPDRIVYVSCDPGTLARDLAILDKLGYATKEVQPVDMFPQTGHVENVVLLTRED, from the coding sequence ATGAATAAAATTATACCTGTAGAAAAAAATAAGGAATATATTGTAGAAATTTTATCACTAGGTTTTGAAGGTGAAGGAATAGCAAAAATAGATAATTATGCAATATTTATACCAGAAGCAATGATTGGAGAAAAAGTAAAAATTAAAATAGTTAAAGTTAAAAAGAATTTTGCTTATGGAAAATTAATTGAAATATTAGAAACATCGAAAAATAGAGAAATACCAGTATGTGATATTTATAAAAGATGTGGTGGATGTAGTATTCAACATTTTAATTACGATGCACAATTAGAGTTTAAGAAAAATAGAGTTAAGGATTGTTTAGAGAGAATAGGAAAACTTCAAGTTATTATGAAGGAAGAAAAAAATATTAGTTATTTGGACAATAAGTCAGCTATATTACATGATACATTAGGAATGGAAAATCCATATAGATATAGAAATAAAGTTCAACTTCCAGTTGGAGAAGAAAATGGAGAAATTAAAATTGGATTTTATGCACCAAGAAGTCACAACATTATAGATATGGATATTTGTTATATACAAGATGAAGTTGGCGATACAGTAGTATCACTAACAAGAGAATGGATGGAAAAATACAATATAAAACCATATAATGAAGAAAAAAATGTTGGAATAGTAAGACATATAATGATTAGAAGAGGGTTTAATACAAATGAAGTTATGGTTGTTATTGTAACTAGAACGAATGAATTACCACATAAGAAAGAATTAATTGAATTAATATTAAAAAACATAGATGGAGTAACTAGTATAGTTCAAAATATAAATTCTAAAAAAACTAATGTAGTTTTAGGATTAAATAATATAACTTTATATGGAAAAGAGTATATAAGTGACTACATAGGGGAATTTAAATTTAATATATCACCTTTATCATTCTTTCAAGTTAATCCTATACAAACAGAAGTACTATATAACAAAGCATTAGAATATGCAGCACTTACAGGAAATGAAGTAGTTTTTGATGCTTATTGCGGAACAGGAACTATATCATTATTTTTATCTAAAAATGCAAAGAAGGTATATGGTGTAGAAATAGTAGAAGATGCAATTGAAAATGCAAAAATAAATGCTAAAGAAAATAATGTTAATAATGCTGAGTTTATTGTTGGTAAATCAGAAGAGGTTATACCAAACTTAATTAAGCAGGGAATAAAAGCTGATGTAGTTGTAGTAGATCCACCAAGAAAAGGATGTGACAAATCACTACTAGATGCTATAGGAAATATGAAGCCAGATAGAATAGTGTATGTTTCCTGTGATCCAGGTACACTTGCTAGAGATTTAGCTATTTTAGATAAATTAGGATATGCAACTAAAGAAGTTCAACCCGTGGATATGTTTCCTCAGACAGGGCACGTTGAGAACGTGGTTCTTTTAACTAGAGAAGATTAA
- a CDS encoding ABC transporter ATP-binding protein — MILEAKNIVKRYGEHLAIDNASLSVREGQIFGLLGPNGAGKTTMINIIVGLLKSYSGEVNIFGKDLLKDEMHIKSQIGIAPQEVALFYDLTAYENVTFFGRLYGLKGKELKDGVKEALEFTELWDRRKDYPKQYSGGMKRRLNIACAIVHKPKLIIMDEPTVGIDPQSRIHILNSIKKLNKMGSTIIYTSHYMEEIEELCDEIVIMDKGKVIAKGTKEELKELIATEDKVSIGLSNISYTIIDKIKKAQGVKECVIDNNVINIISKSGSANLSEIIDVIAGSGGEINKISMDKPSLEGVFLTLTGRKLRD; from the coding sequence TTGATACTTGAAGCAAAAAACATAGTAAAAAGATATGGGGAACATTTAGCAATAGATAATGCTAGTTTATCTGTGAGAGAAGGACAAATATTTGGACTTTTAGGACCTAATGGAGCAGGTAAAACAACCATGATAAATATTATAGTAGGACTTTTAAAATCTTATTCAGGTGAAGTAAATATTTTTGGAAAAGATTTATTAAAGGATGAAATGCATATAAAATCTCAAATAGGAATTGCACCACAAGAAGTTGCATTATTTTATGATTTAACGGCATATGAGAATGTTACTTTCTTTGGTAGATTATATGGACTTAAAGGTAAAGAATTAAAAGATGGAGTAAAAGAAGCTTTGGAATTTACAGAGCTTTGGGATAGAAGAAAAGATTATCCAAAGCAATATTCAGGTGGAATGAAAAGAAGACTTAACATTGCATGTGCTATAGTTCATAAACCTAAACTAATAATTATGGATGAGCCTACAGTTGGAATAGATCCTCAATCACGAATTCACATACTAAATTCTATAAAAAAATTAAATAAAATGGGATCTACTATAATATACACATCTCATTACATGGAAGAAATAGAGGAGTTATGTGATGAAATAGTAATAATGGATAAAGGAAAAGTTATTGCAAAAGGTACAAAGGAAGAATTAAAAGAACTTATAGCTACAGAGGATAAAGTAAGTATAGGGCTTTCTAACATAAGTTATACCATAATAGATAAGATAAAAAAAGCACAAGGTGTAAAAGAATGTGTTATAGACAATAATGTTATAAATATTATTTCAAAAAGTGGAAGCGCAAATTTATCTGAAATAATAGATGTAATTGCGGGGAGTGGAGGAGAGATAAATAAAATAAGTATGGATAAGCCTTCACTAGAAGGAGTATTTTTAACACTTACAGGTAGAAAATTAAGAGATTAG
- a CDS encoding ABC transporter ATP-binding protein, protein MELTFNKLTRKFNDKIAVNEISTKVSTGVYGLLGANGAGKTTLMRMICGVINPTSGDILLDNNNIRDLGEEYRNLLGYLPQDFGYYPDFTAKEFMYYIAALKGISTQKAKVKTKELLEMVALSKVANKKIGTFSGGMKQRLGVAQAVLNDPKILILDEPTAGLDPKERVRFRNLVANFAKDKIVILSTHIVSDIEYIADKIFIMKEGNFIMHGTVDELIALAKGYVWECVVDSREVEKYQSKYCIGNLHHLNGKVKLRIISKEKPMEDAVSEMPTLEDLYLYYFQDEQSYEEV, encoded by the coding sequence ATGGAGCTTACTTTTAATAAATTAACAAGAAAATTTAATGATAAAATAGCTGTAAATGAAATCTCAACAAAGGTTTCAACGGGAGTATATGGATTACTAGGGGCAAATGGTGCTGGGAAAACAACACTTATGCGTATGATTTGTGGGGTTATAAATCCTACATCAGGTGATATATTATTAGATAATAATAATATACGTGACCTTGGAGAGGAATATAGAAATTTATTGGGATACTTACCACAAGATTTTGGATATTATCCAGATTTTACGGCAAAGGAGTTTATGTATTATATTGCTGCTTTAAAAGGTATTAGTACTCAAAAGGCTAAAGTAAAAACAAAAGAATTATTAGAAATGGTAGCATTATCAAAAGTTGCAAATAAAAAAATTGGTACTTTTTCAGGAGGAATGAAACAACGTTTAGGAGTTGCACAAGCTGTTTTAAATGATCCTAAAATATTAATTTTAGATGAACCTACAGCTGGACTTGATCCTAAAGAACGAGTTCGTTTTAGAAATTTAGTAGCTAATTTTGCAAAGGATAAAATAGTTATTCTATCTACACATATTGTTTCGGATATAGAATATATAGCAGATAAAATTTTTATTATGAAAGAAGGAAATTTTATTATGCATGGAACCGTTGATGAGCTTATAGCATTAGCAAAAGGATATGTCTGGGAGTGTGTAGTTGATTCAAGAGAAGTTGAAAAGTATCAAAGTAAATATTGTATTGGAAATTTACATCACTTAAATGGGAAGGTTAAACTTAGAATTATTTCTAAAGAGAAACCAATGGAAGATGCAGTTTCTGAAATGCCAACTTTAGAAGACTTATATCTATATTATTTTCAAGATGAACAGTCCTATGAGGAGGTATAA
- a CDS encoding ATP-binding cassette domain-containing protein, whose translation MGLKLVNVTKSYGENVILDNINLELENGIYGLLGANGVGKTTLFKVISGFLTDYKGKVVYPKLNDKNETLLGFLPQSFTGYPEMAVQEFLKYIGGIKANASQHIINKEIDEKLELFGLTDFKSKKLKTLSGGQLRRVGLAQAFLLNPKIVMLDEPTTGLDPTERIRFKNYISEFGREQTILVSTHIVSDLEFISKEIFILKDGNFVMKGTEKQLVQRCNNLVWEASFKNEMELHNRLKDYTISMIYDDGGITKARVISEKPPVPNSINVVPTLNDIYLFNFKKEAQSNAK comes from the coding sequence ATGGGTTTAAAATTAGTAAATGTTACGAAATCTTATGGAGAAAATGTAATACTGGACAACATTAACCTTGAACTTGAAAATGGTATTTATGGACTTTTAGGAGCTAATGGTGTTGGAAAAACTACTTTGTTTAAGGTAATTAGTGGTTTTTTAACGGATTACAAAGGAAAGGTAGTTTATCCTAAACTTAATGATAAAAATGAAACTTTATTAGGGTTTCTTCCACAAAGTTTTACTGGTTATCCAGAGATGGCTGTTCAGGAATTTTTGAAGTACATAGGAGGTATTAAGGCTAATGCTTCACAACATATTATTAATAAAGAAATTGATGAAAAACTAGAGTTGTTTGGTTTGACAGATTTCAAAAGTAAGAAACTTAAAACTTTATCGGGAGGACAACTAAGAAGAGTAGGTCTTGCTCAAGCTTTTTTATTAAATCCCAAAATTGTAATGCTTGATGAACCTACAACAGGACTCGATCCAACAGAAAGAATAAGGTTCAAAAACTATATTTCAGAGTTTGGTAGAGAACAAACAATATTAGTTTCCACTCATATTGTTAGTGATTTAGAATTTATATCAAAAGAAATATTTATATTAAAAGACGGTAACTTTGTAATGAAAGGAACGGAAAAACAATTAGTTCAACGATGCAATAATCTTGTATGGGAAGCAAGTTTCAAAAATGAAATGGAATTACATAATCGCCTAAAGGATTATACTATTTCAATGATTTATGATGATGGTGGAATAACAAAAGCTAGAGTTATAAGCGAGAAACCTCCTGTGCCTAATTCTATAAACGTAGTTCCAACTTTAAACGACATATATCTCTTTAACTTTAAAAAGGAGGCACAATCCAATGCTAAATGA
- a CDS encoding ABC transporter permease, producing MVVLIKYELKKIFKRKSTKVSLVVMLLWLLCWCSIIIKDNDYTDKSGKGINGLKSIELKQEGVKKHEGYLSKEKLTNVFNDYQKIIKDSKNYQPNSKRLKNEAFANYVDKYEILDLLREDFSYADTLNYDIIDSLHSKDIKDFYKRRDKKVKEILNKKYSHGSYSQSEKEYVLSLNEKISKPFYFNYFDGWKDILKMLFPVMVMLIALVISICVAPIFALEYQTGADSVILSTRYGKNKLIIAKILAVLLCATFVYFGLILIVTLGMLWCYGIEGWNAAFQVISIKSVYPYSVLEIYLLGVALGYLVILAFSSFIMVLSSKIKTSSIMVISGLLIFVPILVRRDKENLALNRLMNFFPANAVNTFVNFSSYDTYSFKNIVLLAPQLITMLSVIGIFICVPIAFYSFRNHEVV from the coding sequence GTGGTAGTATTAATAAAATATGAACTTAAAAAAATTTTCAAGAGAAAAAGTACTAAGGTATCTTTAGTAGTTATGTTATTATGGCTATTATGTTGGTGCAGTATTATTATAAAAGACAATGATTATACAGATAAAAGTGGGAAAGGGATTAATGGACTAAAATCTATTGAACTAAAGCAAGAAGGAGTAAAAAAACATGAAGGATATTTATCTAAAGAGAAATTAACAAATGTATTTAATGATTATCAAAAAATAATTAAGGACAGTAAAAATTATCAACCTAATTCAAAGAGGTTAAAGAATGAAGCTTTTGCAAATTATGTTGATAAGTATGAAATTTTAGATCTTTTACGTGAGGATTTTTCTTATGCTGATACCTTAAATTATGACATTATAGATTCATTACACAGTAAAGATATAAAAGATTTTTATAAAAGACGTGATAAAAAAGTGAAAGAAATATTAAATAAAAAATATTCACATGGAAGCTATTCACAAAGTGAAAAAGAGTATGTACTTTCTTTAAATGAAAAAATCTCAAAACCATTTTATTTTAATTACTTTGATGGATGGAAGGATATTTTAAAAATGTTATTTCCTGTAATGGTAATGCTCATTGCTTTGGTTATAAGTATATGTGTTGCTCCTATATTTGCATTGGAATATCAAACAGGAGCGGATTCAGTTATTTTATCCACAAGGTATGGAAAGAATAAGTTGATTATAGCAAAGATTTTAGCTGTACTTTTATGTGCAACCTTTGTTTATTTTGGATTGATACTGATAGTTACCTTAGGTATGCTATGGTGTTATGGAATAGAGGGATGGAATGCTGCTTTTCAAGTTATTTCTATTAAGTCAGTCTATCCTTATTCTGTATTAGAGATTTATTTATTGGGCGTTGCTCTAGGATATTTAGTTATATTAGCATTTTCTTCGTTTATTATGGTATTATCATCAAAAATTAAAACATCATCTATTATGGTGATTAGTGGATTATTGATTTTTGTACCAATATTAGTTCGAAGAGATAAAGAGAATCTAGCATTGAATAGACTTATGAATTTCTTCCCAGCAAATGCAGTTAATACTTTTGTAAATTTCTCTTCATATGATACCTATTCTTTTAAAAATATAGTTTTATTAGCACCTCAATTAATCACAATGCTTTCTGTTATAGGAATTTTTATATGTGTACCTATTGCTTTTTACAGCTTTAGAAATCATGAAGTAGTATAG
- a CDS encoding ABC transporter permease, with amino-acid sequence MRILYIIFYNLKRNFRDKKNLINMILLPSIFIFILGMALKSAYIPENIKKTRVYYYSEDTQDISKSFYEYISCENVKNSIELQKVSSKQEGFNCIKTDDRATFIYITKSFSKDIKKGKKSSILMYNEKNTIQTEIVRNILEGFVSNVNAIYAVYSIGGRAQYVPKEDTLITSLVDINGKIPRAIDYYAVTMLIMTLMYGAGYGEYSIEEIYREEEGRRVQSTPTKKFEILIGYILSSVLTVFASGVLLMIIAKYIFKANYGNNIPLIIFIIFTMSVLSNFIGMTIAVLRGNRESKFNILNMIVIVCTFVSGGYMRTGISNDMYNKVIKFVPNTMAHNAMFNCIYDFNKSTVASSILAMWIAIIFLITVSLLARKREV; translated from the coding sequence ATGAGAATTCTATATATTATATTTTATAATTTAAAAAGAAATTTCAGAGATAAGAAAAATCTAATAAATATGATACTTCTTCCTTCAATATTTATATTCATACTTGGAATGGCATTAAAAAGTGCATATATTCCTGAAAATATAAAAAAGACAAGAGTGTATTATTATTCAGAAGATACTCAGGATATTTCTAAAAGTTTTTATGAATATATATCATGTGAAAATGTGAAAAATTCAATAGAATTACAAAAAGTTAGTAGTAAACAGGAAGGGTTTAATTGCATAAAAACTGATGATAGAGCTACTTTTATATATATCACCAAGAGTTTTTCAAAAGATATAAAGAAAGGTAAGAAATCAAGTATACTTATGTATAACGAAAAGAATACTATACAAACGGAGATTGTAAGAAATATTTTAGAAGGATTTGTAAGTAATGTAAATGCTATTTATGCTGTTTATAGTATAGGGGGAAGAGCACAGTATGTTCCTAAAGAAGATACATTGATAACTTCTTTAGTTGATATTAATGGGAAAATTCCAAGGGCTATAGATTATTATGCAGTAACCATGTTAATTATGACACTTATGTATGGTGCAGGTTATGGAGAGTATTCTATAGAGGAAATATATAGAGAAGAAGAAGGTAGAAGAGTTCAGAGTACGCCAACAAAAAAATTTGAAATCTTAATTGGATATATTTTATCATCAGTACTTACTGTATTTGCTTCGGGAGTTTTACTTATGATAATAGCAAAGTATATTTTTAAAGCTAATTATGGAAATAACATACCATTAATAATATTTATTATATTTACAATGTCTGTACTATCAAATTTTATAGGAATGACAATTGCTGTATTAAGAGGAAATCGTGAAAGTAAATTTAATATTTTAAATATGATTGTTATTGTTTGTACATTTGTATCTGGTGGATATATGAGAACTGGTATAAGTAATGACATGTATAATAAAGTTATTAAATTTGTACCAAATACTATGGCTCATAATGCTATGTTTAATTGTATATATGACTTTAATAAAAGTACAGTTGCCTCAAGTATTCTAGCTATGTGGATTGCAATAATTTTTTTAATTACTGTATCTTTATTAGCAAGAAAAAGGGAGGTTTAA
- the bioF gene encoding 8-amino-7-oxononanoate synthase: MNLFSIKMRASEEEKHISGAENIVREDELSNYTEKLIKRGLNHPKGQADLLNLKIEKVEKDNILYFEALPVTNVEVDSWQDGLGEVRKFLAELNIFKVEEILELLKSTYAMRGAMLLDVDTLERLEPNLKRGIRATYMDQDRNNYIKNSNDKSHYEEAIVLASKVASAPGVIGEICISDDPDYVTGYVASKKIGYRRITKMKKMGSKNGGRIFLYRGKKDDVYKTIEFLERQLVIIKNIQPLEGKFLKHDKFAFIKEELKILKDKNLYRTMKKIQSAQASNIVCDNKKMILMASSNYLDMTNNIQVKEYAKKVLDEYGTGSGGSRLTTGNTIIHEALEKTIAKFKGTENALVFNTGYVTNLSTISSLVDKGDVIFSDELNHASIIDGCRLSGAKIVVYKHNDMNDLEEKIQFNPCAKGIIVSDAVFSMDGDILRLPEFLKIADKYNLISMVDEAHSTGVIGKTGRGIVEYYGLKKKPDILMGTLSKAIGSEGGFVCGSNELIEYLKNKARGFIFSTSLSPVSMAISKKAFEIIEKGSRDVKKLQENIKYFCTQLSLRGINVKSKTPIIPILIGDEKQAMNISKKLLDRGIFISAIRYPTVKNGTARLRATIMSSHTKEELSKVASAIVEAIKEIR, encoded by the coding sequence ATGAATTTGTTTAGTATAAAAATGCGTGCAAGTGAAGAAGAAAAACATATATCTGGGGCAGAAAACATTGTACGAGAAGATGAATTGAGTAACTATACAGAAAAATTAATTAAGAGAGGATTAAATCATCCAAAAGGACAGGCTGATTTGTTAAATTTAAAGATAGAAAAGGTAGAAAAAGACAATATATTATATTTTGAGGCATTGCCTGTAACTAATGTAGAAGTTGATTCGTGGCAAGATGGATTAGGTGAAGTAAGAAAATTTTTAGCTGAATTAAATATATTTAAAGTTGAAGAAATACTGGAGCTATTAAAAAGTACCTATGCTATGAGAGGAGCAATGTTACTAGATGTTGATACGTTAGAGCGTCTTGAACCAAATTTAAAAAGAGGAATTAGGGCTACATATATGGATCAAGATAGAAATAATTATATTAAAAATTCAAATGATAAAAGTCATTATGAAGAAGCCATAGTTCTTGCAAGCAAGGTAGCAAGTGCACCAGGAGTCATAGGAGAAATATGCATATCGGATGATCCAGATTATGTTACTGGATATGTAGCATCTAAGAAGATTGGTTATAGGCGTATAACTAAAATGAAGAAAATGGGAAGTAAAAATGGTGGAAGAATTTTTTTGTATAGAGGTAAAAAAGATGATGTTTATAAGACTATTGAGTTTTTAGAAAGACAACTAGTCATAATAAAAAATATTCAACCATTAGAAGGTAAGTTTCTAAAACACGATAAGTTTGCATTTATAAAAGAAGAACTAAAAATCTTAAAAGATAAAAATTTATATAGAACAATGAAAAAAATTCAGTCTGCTCAAGCTTCAAATATAGTTTGTGATAATAAAAAGATGATATTAATGGCTTCTAGTAATTATCTTGATATGACAAATAATATTCAGGTTAAAGAGTATGCAAAAAAAGTTCTTGATGAATATGGCACAGGTTCTGGTGGGTCTAGACTTACAACAGGTAATACAATAATTCATGAAGCACTTGAAAAAACCATAGCAAAATTTAAAGGAACTGAAAATGCACTTGTATTTAACACAGGATATGTAACAAATCTTTCAACAATATCATCACTTGTAGATAAAGGAGATGTTATATTTAGTGATGAGTTAAATCATGCTAGTATAATAGATGGATGTAGATTAAGTGGTGCTAAGATAGTGGTTTATAAGCATAATGATATGAATGATTTAGAAGAAAAAATTCAATTTAATCCATGTGCAAAGGGTATCATAGTTAGTGATGCAGTGTTTAGTATGGATGGAGATATTTTAAGACTTCCAGAATTTCTTAAAATTGCTGATAAATATAATCTTATATCAATGGTAGATGAAGCACATTCAACTGGAGTGATTGGAAAAACGGGAAGAGGAATTGTAGAATATTATGGATTAAAAAAGAAACCTGATATTTTAATGGGAACTTTAAGTAAGGCTATAGGTAGTGAAGGCGGATTTGTATGTGGTAGTAATGAATTAATAGAGTATTTAAAAAATAAGGCTAGAGGATTTATTTTTTCAACATCATTATCACCTGTAAGTATGGCCATTTCAAAGAAAGCTTTTGAAATTATAGAAAAAGGTTCGAGGGATGTGAAAAAACTTCAAGAAAATATAAAGTATTTTTGCACGCAACTTAGTTTACGAGGAATTAATGTTAAATCAAAAACTCCAATAATACCTATTTTAATAGGGGATGAAAAACAGGCAATGAATATTTCTAAAAAACTCTTAGATAGAGGAATTTTTATATCAGCAATAAGATATCCGACGGTGAAAAATGGAACGGCAAGGCTTAGGGCTACAATTATGTCATCACATACAAAAGAAGAATTAAGTAAAGTTGCAAGTGCAATTGTAGAGGCTATAAAGGAAATACGATAA
- a CDS encoding ABC transporter permease — protein MGTLIKYELRKIFKTRSTKVSLIVILLLMVCSVVSNIKNRLYVDDMGNEIRGLKAIELKREQVTKHAGYLSEDKLTNIFKDYQKINKDSKSYKPNSKWLKDEVFGKYIVNKDEILDLIRQDFSYADKYNYDIDSLSNKDIKSFYKRRDTKIKEILNKKYSHGSYSESEKEYVCAINNKISKPFYFDYSDGWEGIFRELFQIILISIIFVIGICVAPIFALEYETGADSIILSTRYGKNKLIIAKILSVFLCTTFVYFGLVLIFTVCMLWIYGIHGWNASLQVIFIKSVYPFSVLEGYLLGVALGYLVALAFSSFIMVLSSKIKTSSIMVISGLLIFIPIFFKRNKENLALNRFTNLFPGNAVNAFRNFFSCDTYAFKNLVLLAPQLTAILSVIGICIFVPIAFYNFRNHEVV, from the coding sequence ATGGGAACGTTAATAAAATATGAACTTAGAAAAATTTTTAAGACAAGAAGTACTAAGGTTTCTTTAATAGTTATTTTATTATTGATGGTATGTTCGGTGGTCTCCAACATAAAAAATAGGTTGTATGTGGATGACATGGGTAATGAGATTCGTGGATTAAAGGCTATTGAATTAAAAAGAGAACAAGTAACAAAGCATGCTGGATATTTATCTGAAGATAAATTAACAAATATATTTAAGGATTATCAGAAGATAAATAAGGACAGTAAAAGTTATAAGCCTAATTCAAAGTGGTTAAAGGACGAAGTTTTTGGAAAGTATATTGTGAATAAAGATGAAATTTTAGATCTTATACGTCAAGATTTTTCTTATGCTGATAAGTACAATTATGATATTGATTCATTATCAAATAAAGATATAAAAAGTTTTTATAAAAGACGTGACACAAAAATCAAAGAAATATTAAATAAGAAGTATTCACATGGAAGTTATTCAGAAAGTGAGAAAGAATATGTATGCGCTATAAACAATAAAATCTCAAAGCCGTTTTATTTTGATTATTCTGATGGATGGGAAGGGATTTTTAGAGAATTATTTCAAATAATACTGATTAGTATTATTTTTGTTATAGGTATATGCGTTGCGCCTATATTTGCATTGGAGTATGAAACGGGAGCAGATTCTATTATTTTATCCACAAGGTATGGAAAGAATAAGTTAATTATAGCAAAGATTTTATCTGTATTTTTGTGTACAACCTTTGTTTACTTTGGATTAGTATTAATATTTACGGTATGTATGTTGTGGATTTATGGAATACATGGATGGAATGCTTCACTTCAAGTTATATTTATTAAATCAGTTTATCCTTTTTCAGTATTAGAGGGTTATTTACTAGGGGTTGCCCTAGGATACTTGGTTGCTTTAGCATTTTCTTCGTTTATTATGGTATTATCATCAAAGATTAAAACATCATCTATTATGGTAATTAGTGGATTGTTGATTTTTATACCAATATTTTTTAAAAGAAATAAAGAAAATTTAGCATTGAATAGATTTACGAACTTGTTTCCAGGAAATGCAGTTAATGCTTTTAGAAACTTTTTTTCATGTGATACATATGCTTTTAAAAATCTAGTTTTACTAGCACCCCAATTAACCGCAATACTTTCTGTTATAGGGATTTGTATATTTGTACCTATTGCGTTTTATAATTTTAGAAATCATGAGGTAGTTTGA
- a CDS encoding RNA polymerase sigma factor has product MAQQPIRDIKNGDVDLAETIVRENYKDIYKYCYWKVGSSEKAEDITQEVFLRFIKNIGCYSERGKPRAYLYTIAKNLCINEYKKYNREILNSDEVIISSITGDIFENIVDKITLQKLIGELSKEQQEVILLRFGQGLKLGEIAIITDTTRFTVQYRIKKSLAILKNKLREGGIDYEKRPTGEY; this is encoded by the coding sequence GTGGCACAACAACCAATAAGAGATATTAAAAATGGAGATGTAGATTTAGCTGAAACCATTGTTAGGGAAAATTATAAAGATATTTACAAATATTGCTATTGGAAAGTAGGAAGTAGTGAAAAGGCAGAAGATATTACTCAAGAAGTTTTCTTAAGATTTATTAAAAATATTGGTTGTTATTCAGAACGTGGAAAGCCGCGGGCTTACTTATATACCATTGCTAAAAATTTATGCATTAATGAGTATAAGAAATATAATAGAGAAATTTTAAATTCTGATGAAGTAATCATTAGTTCAATCACGGGAGATATCTTTGAAAATATTGTTGATAAGATTACTTTGCAAAAACTTATAGGGGAACTTTCAAAAGAACAACAAGAAGTCATATTATTAAGATTTGGACAAGGATTAAAACTTGGAGAAATTGCAATTATAACTGATACAACAAGATTTACTGTTCAATATAGAATAAAAAAATCATTAGCAATTTTAAAGAACAAATTAAGAGAAGGAGGTATTGACTATGAAAAAAGACCTACAGGAGAGTATTAA